The genomic segment CGAGGCGCAGGCGCACAAGGGATCGTCGTTCCAGTACGGCTGGTGGGGGTACGTGGACAAGGATCTGCGCGCGGTGCTCGGCGACCCGGTCCGGGGCGGCCTCGGCCGGACGTTCTGCGGCGGCGGCGAGCTGGCCGGCTGCCGGCAGGTTCTGCTCGACACGCTGCGCGCGGCGGTGGCGACGCCGGCGAGCCAGGTCTATCCGGGCGACGACACCTGCGCGGCCGGCGACCAGTGGTGCGCCGACGCCATCGTGCAGTCCCCGCTCGGCGGTATCCGGCACGCCACCATCGCCTGGCAGAACCGCCCCACCTACCAGCAGGTGGTCTCGTTCCCGGCGGCCCGCGGCGACGACCTGACCAACCTGGCCGCCGGCCGGCCGGTCACCGCCTCCAGCAGCCAGCTCGGCAACGGCGCCGCCCGGGCGGTGGACGGTGACCTCGGCACGCGGTGGGCGAGTTCCTGGTCGGACAACCAGTCACTCACCGTCGATCTCGGCACGGTCCGGCCGGTCGGTCGGGCGGTGCTGACCTGGGAGGCGGCGTACGCCCGGTCCTACCGGGTGGAGGTCTCCACCGACGGGGTCGGCTGGCGGCCGGTCTGGTCCACCACCGCCGGCGACGGCGGCACCGACAACGTCACGTTCCCGGCCACCCCGGCCCGCTACCTGCGGATGCAGGGCCTGACCCGGGCCACGTCGTACGGCTTCTCGTTGTGGGAGCTGCGGGTGTACGCCCACTGAGGGGCTCAGCCCAGCAGCAGGTGTACCGCGAGGACCGCGATCAGCGCGCTGGACGCCAGCGCGGTGCCGAGCCGGCCGCGGGGACCGGCGAGCAGCCGGCCGACCAGCCGGCCGCCGCCGGCGATCAGCAGTTGCCAGCTCGCCGAGGCGAGAAAGGCGCCGGCCGCGAAGAGGGCCGCGCCCGCCGGGCCGGGTCGGCCCGCGGACTGGCGCCCGATGACGAGGGCCGCGAAGTAGACGATTGTCATCGGGTTGAGCAGGGTGAGCGCGGTGAGCCCGGCGAACGCCCGGCCCGGCCGGTCCAGGCCGGCGGCGGAGCGGGCCGGGGTGGCCGGGTCGCGGTGCCGCCGCCAGGCACCGACGACGGTCCAGACGGCCAGCCCGAGCAGTACCACCGCGGCGATCCGCCGCAGTGGGCCGGCCGCCGGTTCGACGACGCCGGCCAGCGCGGCGCCGCCGGCGACCGCGAGCACCGCGTAGAGGCCGTCCGCGGTGGCCACCCCGAGGGCCGCGGCGGCGCCGACCCGAAATGACGTACGGGCCGCCAGGCCCATGATGAGGATGGCGATCGCGCCCACCGGAATGGCGACACCGTAACCGGCGAGCAGGCCGGCGAGGAAGGCGGCGGACGGCTCGGTCATTGGCGCATCGTGCCGCCGGCTGCGGGCCGACCGCCACCGGTTTAGCCGCCCAGCCGCGGGGGTGCAGCGAAACAATCCGGCAACAAAAGGGCTGGGCACAATTTCATAGAGCCGCCCAAAAGAAACAGAATACGGGAACGTGAGCGATAATCATATCTCTCAACATCTATCTGATTTGGGCCTAGCATCTGTGTCATTCAGCTCCCCCACCCTCGGCCGTCGTGTCACAAGCACGCGACCGAAACCCCCGAAAGGAGGCTGGAGCGATGACACACCTCCGGCCCACCCGGCGCCCCTGGCGCTTCGGACTCGTGGCCACCGCGGCGGTCACCGCCGTGGCGTTCGCCGCCCCGGCGAACGCCGAACCGCCGACCGGGCAGATCCTGCGCGCCGGCGGCGCGACAGCGGTAAGCGGCTCGTACATCGTGGTCTTCTCCGACGCCAAGGTGACCCGCGACGCGGTCGCCGGCAGCGCCCGCAGGCTGGCCAGCAGGCACGGCGGCACCGTCGCCCGGACCTACCGGGACGCGCTACGCGGCTTCGAGGCCCGGCTGACCGAGAAGGCCGCCAAACGGCTCGCCGCCGAACCCGCCGTCAAGTACGTGCAGCAGAACCACACGGTCTCGATCGCCGGCACCCAGACCCCCACCCCCTCCTGGGGCCTGGACCGGATCGACCAGCGGGCCCTGCCGCTGAACAACACCTTCAACTACCCGAACACCGCCACCGGGGTGCGGGCGTACATCATCGACACCGGCATCCGGTTCTCGCACAACGACTTCGGCGGCCGCGCGGTGAGCGGCTTCGACGCCATCGACGGCGGCAGCGCCGACGACGGCAACGGGCACGGCACCCACGTCGCCGGCACGGTCGGCGGCACCGCGTACGGCGTGGCCAAGAACGTCACCCTGGTCGGCGTCCGGGTCCTCAACAACAGCGGCAACGGCACGTACGCGCAGGTCATCGCCGGGATCGACTGGGTGACCGCCGACCACGATCCGGGTGAGTTGGCGGTGGCGAACATGAGCCTCGGGGGCGGCTTCGACCAGGCCGTCAACGACGCCGTCGCCCGCTCCATCGCGGACGGCATCACCTACGGCATCGCCGCCGGCAACTACGGCGCCAACGCCTGCAACTACTCCCCGGCCAGCCTGCCGGCGGCGATCACCGTCGGCGCCACCACCTCGACCGACGCCCGGGCCAGCTACTCCAACGTCGGCACCTGCCTGGACATCTTCGCCCCGGGCAGCGGCATCACCTCGGCCTGGATCGGCGGGGACAGCGCCACCAACACCATCAACGGCACCTCGATGGCCGCCCCGCACGTCACCGGCGCGGCCGCCCTGGCACTGGCCGCCAACCCGGGCTACACCCCGCAGCAGATCCGCGACCTGCTCGTCAACCAGGCCACCGCGAACGCGGTCGGCAACCCCGGTACCGGGTCGCCGAACCGGCTGCTCTACACCGGCGACATCGTGCCACCCACCCAGGACTTCGCCATGGCGGTCACCCCGGCCAGCGGCTCCGTCGACCCCGGCGGCACACTCACCGCCACGGTGAGCACCAGCACGACGGTCGGTGCGGCGCAGCCGGTCACCCTCTCGGTGAGCGGCCTACCGGCGGGCGTCTCGGCGAGCTTCAGCCCGGCCACCGTCACCTCCGGCGGCTCGGCCACCCTCACCCTGACCAGCACCGCCACCGCGGCGCCCGGCAGCTACCCACTGACGATCACCGGAACCGGCACGGTGACCACCCAGACCACCTCGTACGCACTGACCGTCAACGGTCCACCCGGCTGCCAGCAGACCAACGGCACCGACCTGCCGATCGTCGACCTGACCACGGTGGAGAGCAGCCTGACCATCTCCGGCTGCGCCGGGAACGCCAGGGCGGCCAGCACCGTGGAGGTGCACATCGTGCACACCTGGATCGGTGACCTGGTGGTGTCGCTGGTGGCACCGGACGGCTCCGTCTACACCCTGCACAACCGGACCGGCAGCAGCCAGGACAACATCGACCAGACCTACCCCGTCAACCTCTCCAGCGAGGTGGCCAACGGCACCTGGAAGCTGCGCGTCCAGGACGCCGCGTCCCTGGACACCGGATACCTGAACAGCTGGACCCTCAGCCTCTGAACACTGCGTCCCTCGGACCGGTCGGCGCGGGTGGACCCCGCGCCGGCCGGACCGGCCGTACACCGGGACCGCCGCCACGCCGGCCGAACCGGCCGAGCCCGCCAGCGGCGGGCAGGTGGTGACGCCGGCGTCAGACGTTGAAACCGAGGGCGCGGAGCTGGTCCCGGCCCTCGTCGGTGATCTTGTCCGGGCCCCACGGCGGCAGCCAGACCCAGTTGATCCGGATGTCGTCGACCAGCCCGCCACCGGGTCCGGTGGTCAGCGCCTGCCGGGCCTGGTCCTCGATCACGTCGGTCAGCGGACAGGCCGCCGAGGTGAGCGTCATGTCGAGCGTCGCCACGTTGGCGTCATCGACATGCACGCCGTACACCAGGCCCAGGTCCACCACGTTGATGCCCAGCTCGGGGTCGACGACGTCCTTCATCGCCTCCTCGATGTCGGCCACCGCGGCCCGGCCACCGGTCGAAGCGGTTGCGGTCTCCTCGGAACTCATGCCTTCACCTCCGGACTCACGTCCACCCCGGCGCGTGCCGCGGCGTCCTTGAACGCCATCCACGGCAGCAGCGCACACTTGACCCGGGCCGGGTAGCGGGCCACCCCCGCGAACGCCACCCCGTCACCCAGCAGATCCTCGTCCGGCGTCACCTGACCACGCCCGGACATCAACTCGACGAACGCGGCGTGCACCCGGGCCGCGTCACCGGCCCGCCGGCCCGTCAGCAGTTCGTGCAGCACGCTCGCCGACGCCTGGCTGATCGAGCAGCCCAGCCCGTCGTACGAGACGTCGGCCAGCCGGCCGGCGTCGACGGCCACCCGGACCGTCACCTCGTCCCCGCAGGTCGGGTTGACGTGGTGCGCCTCGGCGACCTTGCACCCGGCGCCGGCCGGCTCGCGCAGGCCGCGCCCGTGTGGATGCTTGTAGTGATCCAGGATGATCTCCTG from the Solwaraspora sp. WMMD1047 genome contains:
- a CDS encoding LysE family transporter — translated: MTEPSAAFLAGLLAGYGVAIPVGAIAILIMGLAARTSFRVGAAAALGVATADGLYAVLAVAGGAALAGVVEPAAGPLRRIAAVVLLGLAVWTVVGAWRRHRDPATPARSAAGLDRPGRAFAGLTALTLLNPMTIVYFAALVIGRQSAGRPGPAGAALFAAGAFLASASWQLLIAGGGRLVGRLLAGPRGRLGTALASSALIAVLAVHLLLG
- a CDS encoding S8 family peptidase, whose protein sequence is MTHLRPTRRPWRFGLVATAAVTAVAFAAPANAEPPTGQILRAGGATAVSGSYIVVFSDAKVTRDAVAGSARRLASRHGGTVARTYRDALRGFEARLTEKAAKRLAAEPAVKYVQQNHTVSIAGTQTPTPSWGLDRIDQRALPLNNTFNYPNTATGVRAYIIDTGIRFSHNDFGGRAVSGFDAIDGGSADDGNGHGTHVAGTVGGTAYGVAKNVTLVGVRVLNNSGNGTYAQVIAGIDWVTADHDPGELAVANMSLGGGFDQAVNDAVARSIADGITYGIAAGNYGANACNYSPASLPAAITVGATTSTDARASYSNVGTCLDIFAPGSGITSAWIGGDSATNTINGTSMAAPHVTGAAALALAANPGYTPQQIRDLLVNQATANAVGNPGTGSPNRLLYTGDIVPPTQDFAMAVTPASGSVDPGGTLTATVSTSTTVGAAQPVTLSVSGLPAGVSASFSPATVTSGGSATLTLTSTATAAPGSYPLTITGTGTVTTQTTSYALTVNGPPGCQQTNGTDLPIVDLTTVESSLTISGCAGNARAASTVEVHIVHTWIGDLVVSLVAPDGSVYTLHNRTGSSQDNIDQTYPVNLSSEVANGTWKLRVQDAASLDTGYLNSWTLSL
- a CDS encoding metal-sulfur cluster assembly factor, which produces MSSEETATASTGGRAAVADIEEAMKDVVDPELGINVVDLGLVYGVHVDDANVATLDMTLTSAACPLTDVIEDQARQALTTGPGGGLVDDIRINWVWLPPWGPDKITDEGRDQLRALGFNV
- the sufU gene encoding Fe-S cluster assembly sulfur transfer protein SufU yields the protein MEIESLYQEIILDHYKHPHGRGLREPAGAGCKVAEAHHVNPTCGDEVTVRVAVDAGRLADVSYDGLGCSISQASASVLHELLTGRRAGDAARVHAAFVELMSGRGQVTPDEDLLGDGVAFAGVARYPARVKCALLPWMAFKDAAARAGVDVSPEVKA